In Panicum virgatum strain AP13 chromosome 4N, P.virgatum_v5, whole genome shotgun sequence, a single window of DNA contains:
- the LOC120671441 gene encoding zinc finger protein CONSTANS-LIKE 5-like has translation MELHKYWGVGGRRCGGCEAAPAAVHCRSCPAGGAFLCTACDARPGHARLGHERVWMCEVCELAPAAVTCKADAAVLCAACDADIHDANPLARRHARVPVAPIGSEAAAAAVEAMLFGTGEPAASEAEEPQNAAAGHNHQHALNLNVEAKDMKLDYLFSDLDPYLSVDIPRFQHADSVVPSGVGAGAAGTVELDFTCGIGVKPSSYSSYTATSLAHSGSSSEVGVVPEAFCGGGGSFELDFTRPKPQAYMPYTATPQSHSVSSVDVEVVPERGDMMAAARPVPLVGESREARLMRYREKRKNRRFEKTIRYASRKAYAETRPRIKGRFAKRADHDADDAEAEAAVPSPASYVLDFGYGVVPSF, from the exons ATGGAGCTGCACAAGTACTGGGGCGTGGGGGGCCGCCGGTGCGGCGGCTGCGaggcggccccggcggcggtgcACTGCCGCTCGTGCCCCGCCGGGGGCGCGTTCCTCTGCACGGCGTGCGACGCGCGCCCGGGGCACGCGCGGCTGGGCCACGAGCGCGTGTGGATGTGCGAGGTCTGCGAGctggcgcccgccgccgtcacGTGCAAGGCCGACGCCGCCGTGCTCTGCGCCGCCTGCGACGCCGACATCCACGACGCCAACCCGCTGGCGCGCCGCCACGCGCGCGTCCCCGTCGCGCCCATCGGCTCggaggccgcggccgctgccGTGGAGGCCATGCTGTTCGGGACCGGCGAGCCGGCCGCGTCCGAGGCCGAGGAGCCGCAGAACGCGGCGGCCGGGCACAACCACCAGCACGCGCTGAACCTCAACGTGGAGGCCAAGGACATGAAGCTGGACTACctcttctccgacctggaccCCTACCTCAGCGTCGATATCCCGCGCTTCCAGCACGCCGACAGCGTCGTCCCcagcggcgtcggcgccggagCAGCCGGCACCGTCGAGCTGGACTTCACGTGCGGCATCGGCGTCAAGCCCTCCTCATACAGCTCCTACACGGCAACATCCCTCGCCCACAGC GGCTCCTCTTCTGAGGTCGGCGTGGTGCCAGAGGccttctgcggcggcggcgggagcttcGAGCTCGACTTCACAAGGCCCAAGCCTCAAGCCTACATGCCGTACACCGCGACTCCTCAGAGTCACAGC GTGTCGTCGGTGGACGTGGAGGTGGTGCCGGAGCGGGGGGacatgatggcggcggcgaggccggtgcCGCTGGTGGGGGAGAGCCGGGAGGCGCGGCTGATGCGCTACCGGGAGAAGCGGAAGAACCGGCGGTTCGAGAAGACCATCCGGTACGCGTCCCGGAAGGCCTACGCCGAGACGCGGCCGCGGATCAAGGGCCGGTTCGCCAAGCGCGCCGAccacgacgccgacgacgccgaggccgaggccgccgtgccgtcgccggcgtcgtacGTGCTCGACTTCGGCTACGGCGTCGTGCCCAGCTTCTGA
- the LOC120671442 gene encoding D-3-phosphoglycerate dehydrogenase 3, chloroplastic-like, which yields MALATPLRHLLPVAAAPSTAPDPAGPSLTTRRALSLPRVSLRLRSSVAASTSPKPRSAVTAAASAAAGRPTVLVTEKLGPAGLDLLRAFANVDCSYELTAEELRAKVSLVDALVVRSGTRVTREVFEAARGRLRVVGRAGVGIDNVDLQAATEAGCLVVNAPTANTVAAAEHAIALLTAMARNVAQADASLKAGKWQRSKYVGVTLVGKVLAVMGFGKVGSEVARRAKGLGMDIIAHDPYAPVDRARAIGVDLVSFDEAISTSDFISLHMPLTPSTAKIFNDETFAKMKKGVRIINVARGGVVDEDALLRALDNGTVAQAALDVFTEEPPPRDSKLVQHENVTVTPHLGASTTEAQEGVALEIAEAVIGALRGNLAATAVNAPMVPAEVLSELSPYVVLAEKLGRLVVQLVAGGSGVKVVKVVYSSARDPDDLDTRLLRAMVTKGIIEPISSAFVNIVNADYVARQRGLQIIEERILLYGSPEIPLDSIQVHLTNVESKFAGALSDAGDIRVEGKVKDGSPHLTLVGSFSVDVSLEGNLILCCQIDQAGIIGKVGSILGKMNVNVSFMSVGRTAPGKQAIMAIGVDEEPEKEALKLIGDIPSVEEFVFLKL from the exons ATGGCCTTGGCGACGCCactccgccacctcctccccgtggcggcggcgccgtccacgGCCCCCGACCCCGCCGGGCCGTCCCTGACCACCCGCCGCGCCCTCTCGCTCCCCCGGgtcagcctccgcctccgctccaGCGTCGCCGCGTCCACGTCCCCCAAGCCCAGGTCCgccgtgacggcggcggcgtccgcggcggccgggcggccgACGGTGCTTGTCACGGAGAAGCTGGGCCCCGCGGGGCTGGACCTGCTGCGCGCGTTCGCGAACGTGGACTGCTCGTACGAGCTCACGGCGGAGGAGCTCCGCGCCAAGGTCTCGCTCGTCGACGCGCTGGTGGTGCGCAGCGGGACGCGCGTCACGCGGGAGGTGTTCGAGGCCGCGCGCGGCAGGCTCCGGGTCGtcggccgcgccggcgtcgGGATCGACAATGTCGACCTCCAGGCGGCCACCGAGGCCGGCTGCCTCGTCGTCAACGCGCCCACCGCCAacacggtcgccgccgccgagcacgcCATCGCGCTCCTCACCGCCATGGCGCGCAATGTCGCGCAGGCCGACGCGTCGCTCAAGGCCG GCAAATGGCAACGGAGCAAATATGTTGGTGTTACCTTGGTGGGGAAGGTACTAGCAGTTATGGGCTTTGGAAAGGTAGGCTCGGAAGTAGCTCGGCGCGCAAAAGGACTTGGGATGGATATCATTGCTCATGACCCATATGCTCCTGTTGATAGAGCTCGGGCAATTGGTGTAGATCTTGTATCATTTGATGAGGCCATTTCTACATCTGACTTCATATCACTGCATATGCCTTTAACTCCATCCACGGCAAAGATTTTCAATGATGAAACTTTTGCAAAAATGAAAAAGGGTGTTAGAATTATTAATGTTGCAAGGGGTGGAGTTGTTGATGAAGATGCATTGCTGAGAGCACTTGACAATGGAACAGTTGCCCAG GCTGCACTTGATGTATTTACTGAGGAGCCACCACCGAGAGACAGCAAGTTGGTGCAGCATGAGAATGTCACTGTAACACCGCACCTTGGAGCTAGCACAACAGAAGCGCAG GAAGGTGTAGCCCTTGAAATTGCAGAGGCTGTTATTGGTGCCCTGAGAGGAAATCTGGCTGCCACAGCTGTGAATGCCCCAATGGTCCCTGCTGAG GTTTTATCAGAGCTGTCTCCCTATGTTGTCCTTGCTGAGAAGCTGGGCCGACTTGTCGTGCAACTCGTAGCTGGTGGGAGTGGGGTTAAGGTCGTAAAGGTTGTCTACTCATCAGCTAGAGACCCCGATGACTTGGACACAAGACTTCTTCGTGCCATGGTCACCAAAGGCATCATCGAACCTATTTCGAGTGCATTCGTCAATATTGTCAATGCAGACTATGTTGCCAGGCAAAGAGGCCTTCAGATCATCGAGGAGAGAATTCTCCTTTACGGTTCACCTGAAATCCCCCTAGACTCCATCCAAGTTCACCTCACCAATGTGGAGTCCAAGTTTGCTGGTGCCTTGTCTGATGCAGGTGACATCAGAGTTGAAGGCAAGGTTAAGGATGGCTCCCCGCATCTCACGCTTGTCGGGTCTTTCAGTGTTGACGTTAGCCTTGAGGGCAACCTGATACTGTGCTGCCAAATTGATCAGGCAGGTATCATTGGGAAGGTGGGATCGATCTTGGGAAAGATGAATGTGAATGTGAGTTTCATGAGCGTTGGAAGGACTGCTCCTGGAAAGCAGGCGATAATGGCCATTGGGGTTGATGAGGAGCCCGAGAAGGAAGCTCTCAAGCTGATCGGTGACATACCGTCTGTCGAGGAGTTTGTCTTTCTTAAGCTTTAG